A portion of the Staphylococcus felis genome contains these proteins:
- a CDS encoding FAD/NAD(P)-binding protein: MFEWIIIGGGIHATTIALKLRELGLPTQQLRIIDPHDYLMANFDRQTSRIGMPYLRSPLVHHCHPEPFDLKKFSKKEKYAQPMKGQYQRPRLDMFMEHSQYWIKHYGLDYCHIRHKAMYLNYSNHYWTVTLDNNTEITGKYVVLAMGTHQTPFISKIFENQPDVQHIHQVEIDDKQSVSHVVGSGISAGHLTLKLLKESQKQIHLWMKKDFEIHDFDADPGWLGPKNMKTFQAEESLEKRIEVNKKERHKGSLPREMYITIKNYEKEGRLVIHREPIEKLENHCIVTQNECIDYDGIYLATGFDIDLMRQPLIKNLITKYHAPLIKGFPIISESLEWIPQVFVSGMLADLELGPFARNIMGGRQAAQRIGQVYLEQKRLDQIAN, encoded by the coding sequence ATGTTTGAATGGATAATTATCGGTGGAGGTATCCACGCAACAACGATTGCATTAAAATTGAGAGAATTGGGTCTTCCAACGCAACAGTTACGCATTATCGATCCACATGATTATTTAATGGCCAACTTTGATAGACAGACATCGAGAATTGGTATGCCGTATCTACGTTCTCCACTTGTACATCACTGTCATCCAGAGCCGTTTGATTTAAAAAAATTTAGCAAAAAAGAAAAATATGCACAACCTATGAAAGGGCAGTATCAGAGGCCTCGATTAGATATGTTTATGGAACATTCACAGTACTGGATTAAACATTATGGATTAGATTATTGTCATATACGTCATAAAGCAATGTATTTAAACTATTCTAATCATTATTGGACTGTAACGCTTGATAATAACACAGAAATTACTGGTAAATATGTAGTGTTAGCAATGGGGACACATCAAACGCCATTTATCTCCAAAATATTTGAGAATCAACCAGATGTTCAACACATTCATCAAGTAGAAATAGACGATAAACAATCTGTTTCGCATGTTGTCGGAAGTGGTATATCGGCTGGACATTTGACATTGAAATTATTAAAAGAAAGCCAAAAACAAATTCATTTATGGATGAAAAAAGATTTTGAAATACATGACTTTGATGCAGATCCAGGCTGGTTAGGGCCTAAAAATATGAAAACATTCCAAGCTGAAGAAAGCTTAGAAAAACGAATTGAAGTGAATAAAAAAGAAAGACATAAAGGTTCTTTACCTAGAGAAATGTATATTACAATTAAAAATTATGAAAAAGAAGGAAGACTTGTTATTCATCGTGAGCCGATTGAAAAATTGGAAAATCATTGTATTGTAACTCAAAATGAATGTATAGATTATGACGGTATTTATTTAGCGACTGGTTTTGATATAGACTTAATGAGACAACCTTTAATTAAGAACTTAATTACAAAGTATCATGCGCCGCTTATTAAAGGTTTTCCGATTATATCTGAGTCATTAGAATGGATACCTCAAGTTTTTGTTTCGGGCATGCTAGCCGATTTAGAATTAGGTCCTTTTGCAAGGAATATTATGGGAGGAAGACAAGCAGCTCAGCGAATAGGTCAGGTGTATCTTGAGCAGAAACGTTTAGATCAAATTGCCAATTAA
- a CDS encoding NUDIX domain-containing protein — protein sequence MIRCVCLVDVRQDYLRLVQVRHREKMYFPGGKIETGETLEEALIREIKEELDLTLSPEDLTFIGKVTGPAYPQKDELTELNGFKTNQPIDWSQVKIHAEITNIDWVHFDEVSCIAPAVLTWINTFERVTD from the coding sequence ATGATACGTTGCGTATGTCTAGTGGATGTAAGACAAGACTATTTAAGACTTGTACAAGTTAGGCATAGGGAAAAAATGTATTTCCCAGGTGGTAAAATTGAAACAGGTGAGACTCTTGAAGAGGCATTGATTCGTGAAATTAAAGAAGAATTAGACTTAACTTTGTCTCCGGAAGATTTGACATTTATTGGGAAAGTGACAGGTCCAGCATATCCACAGAAAGATGAATTAACAGAATTGAATGGTTTTAAAACGAATCAGCCAATTGATTGGTCGCAGGTTAAAATCCATGCAGAAATTACAAATATTGATTGGGTTCATTTTGATGAAGTTTCATGTATAGCACCAGCAGTATTAACGTGGATTAATACATTTGAAAGAGTAACAGATTAA